Genomic segment of Hydrogenobacter sp.:
CTGAGGCTTTACGTATTTTGAAAGGTACTCCTCTTCTTGAGGAGTATCCGCTTTTGCAATTATATAAAGTTTTTTCCCGAGCCTCTTAGCTATTTCAATAGCTTCCGCAACTCCCTTCTCAAATACAGCTCTTCCTACAAAAACTAAGAAATTCTCCTTTTTCTCTTCGTATGGGAAGATGCTTACATCTATACCGTTATATACAGTTGCTATATAATTGGCAAAGGGTAGTGGTTTTCTTTGGTCATTCGATATAGATACAATGGGTGCGTGTGCGAGATGAGGAAACTTTCTGTACATTTTTTTAAAACCTTCCAGTAAGGAATGTACGGTAAATATTACCGGCTTTTTGAAAAGGGGGAGTGAGAAAAACCACTGAGGATTGTGGGGATAAAAGTGAATGTGTATAATATCAAAATCCTCCTGTTTTGATAATACATGGCATGATTCCAAATACTCGTAATAAGCTATTTTTTCTTCATCCCTCCAGCCTAAGGGAGGACAGATGGGCATAATTTGGCAGTCCACATGTGAATCCCCAGTAGCAAAAAGAACACAATCTATCCCCCTTTCCCTTAACCCTTTCAACAAATTGTAAACTACAAGTTCTGTACCGCCGTACTTTTCGGGTGGTATCCTGTAAATTAAAGGACCTACCTGTGCTACCTTCATGCCATAAAAAGCACTTTTGGTAGCTACTACTATTATATTATAACAAAAGTAGTGTATAATGTTGACATGGTAATAAGAGGAAAGGTTTGGAAGTTTGGAGATAACGTGGATACTGATCAGATAATACCCGCAAGGTATTTAAATACTTCTGACCCTAACGAACTTGCTCAACACGTGATGGAAGATTCAGAACACCCAAATTTTGCCAAAGAACACGCAAAAGGTGACATAATCGTTGCTGGGAAAAATTTCGGTTCAGGATCTTCAAGGGAACACGCTCCCATAGCTATAAAGTATGCTGGTGTACCAGTGGTTATAGCCAAGTCCTTTGCAAGGATATTTTTCAGAAACGCCATAAACATAGGGCTTCCCATAGTGGAAGCGCCTCAAGCTGTGGATGAAATAAATCACGGTGATGAGGTAGAAGTTGACCTTGAGAAGGGTACACTCAAGAATCTTACCACGGGAAAAGAGTATGAAGCTACCAAATTTCCACATGAACTCCAAGCTATACTCAAAGCTGGTGGACTTATGGAGTATGCAAAACAAAAGCTCAAGGGTAATGCTTAAGGACAGGCTAAAAAGTCTGATACTTATAAGATCCCTCAAGATAGCCGATGAGCCTATCTTTAAGCTGTCCTCGGGAAAGCAGAGCAGGTATTATGTAGATCTAAAACAGATAACTCTTGATCCCGAAGGCGCATATCTTGTGGGCAAGCTAATGTACGAAGCTATAAAGCCATTAAGCCCTGATGGTGCTGGAGGAATGACGCTCGGTGCGGATCCCATAGCTTACTCCGTAGCCTTCGTTTCTTACATGGACGGTAATCCCATCAAACCCTTTGTGGTCAGAAAGGAGAAGAAAGGTCACGGACTTGGAAGGCAGGTGGAGGGGCTGTTAAAACCTGGAGAAAAGGTGGTAGTTCTTGAAGATGTGGTAACTACCGCAAACTCATCTTTAAAGGCTGTAAAAGCCTGTAGGGAGGAGGGACTTGAAGTACTTGGAGTTTTTGCTATCGTGGACAGAGAGGAAGGAGGGAAAGAGAACGTAAACAGGGAAGGACTGGAGCTTTATTCCCTCTTTAAACTCTCAGAACTTTTGTGAAATGACTGGTGATGTGTGGTTAAATTCCATCCTTTTGCTTTTTGGTACTTCCATAGGCAGTTTATTGGCTCTTACTTTTAAGAAAACACCGTTAAGCATTAATCTAAATCTCTCCTTTGCAGGCGGTGTTATGGTAGTAGCAAGTTTTACAAGTCTTATAATTCCCGGCATACAAAAAGGGGGCTTCTGGCAGACATCCTTAGGTATTCTTATTGGCTTTTTTCTGATAGGACTGATTGAGTATCTGTTTCCCCACGAGCATATACTCAAGGGTTCAGAAGGTGTTATAAAAAGTGAGAAGATCAAGAAACTCTTTCTTATAGTTGCGGGCGTAGTCATACATAACATACCAGAAGGATTTGGAGTAGGTGTGTCTTCTGCATACTCTATTGAAAAAGGTAGCGCAACAGCTTTAGCAATAGCCATTCAGGATATACCTGAAGGTCTCATAGTAACTCTGGCTCTTATGGTAGCAAACAGGGGAGTAGTAACTCCTTTAGCGGCAGGTATTTTCAGTGGGATCATTGAAGCTTTCTTTTCACTTTTAGGTTTTTACACCTTTGAAGCCTTTAGGGGATTTCTCGCTTTGGGTTTAGGGATAGGTGGAGGTGCCATGATATACGTAACTGTAAAGGAGGTATTCCCGGAGGTATATTCGGAAGGCTCTCATACACTATCAACCGTAGGATTTCTTATAGGATTTTTGTTGATGCTCTTTCTTGACACAACTATATAATAATAAAGTGTGAAGGTCCTTCTGGTGGAGGATGACAAACTGTTGGGGGAGTCACTAAAAGCATATTTGGAAGAATGGGGACTACAGGTAGATTATGTATGTGATCCGAGGGAAGTTCCTGATCTTTTGGTGACATCCATTTACGATGTGATAATCATGGATCTTGTGATGCCCCATTTGCCCGGGGAGAGACTACTTTACGAGATAAGACAAAAGGACAGGAACACACCTATACTGGTGCTTACCGCAAAAAGCAGGCTGGATGATAAAGAAAGGTGCTTTAGCACCGGTGCTGATGACTATATGACGAAACCTTTTGAACCTAAGGAACTTCTCTTAAGACTAAAGGCTTTATACAGAAGGAAGATCCGTGATATGATAGTAAAAATAGGCGACGTGGAGGTGGATTTTGATAAGGAGAAGGTCTCCGTCTGTGGAAAACCCTTAAATCTCACAAAAAAGGACTGGATGCTTTTCAAATATCTTGTGGAAAATAGGGGTAGGTTTGTCTCTTCGGAGGAGCTACTCAACTACGTGTGGGGAGATAAACCCGTAGGGGACGAGGTGGTCAGGGCACACGTAAAAAATTTGAGGAAGGTATTACCCGAAGGCTTCATAATATCCATGAAAGGAAGAGGATACAAGGTTGAGGCTTAGAAGCCTTAAACTCCTCGCATACTTTTTCCTGACTCTATTCATCTCTTTGATCGTTACAAACACCCTTATATTTTACTATCTGAAGAACTTGGCGGATGACATCCTTTATCAGCAAGCATACACACAGTATATTGCATACATTATCTCAAACGGAGCTTACAAAGGTGATCAAAACTTCACCATAAGCGAGGAATATACGGATAAATACTTAAGCTACGTTTTCAGAAATCCCTCATCTCCGGAAAGGTTCATTTATGTGAAAGTTAAACCCGATTATGCAAGAAAGTTTATGAGGGATCCTTTTAAGGTGATCCTTATGTCTCAATTTGTGACAGTCTTTCTCGTATTGCTCGTGTATCAGCTCATCATTGAGGATTCCCTAAATAAGATAGAAAAACAGGAGGAGTGGACAAAAAGTCTTGTAGCATCCGTCGCTCACAAATTCGGAAACTTCCTCTCGATACAGAAAGTGAATCTGGCTCTTTTGAAAGTGAGGGTGAAAGATGAGGATATACTTAAAAGGCTTGAAAGAAGCCTATCGAGGGTTGAAAAGGATATGAACCTTATACTTCACGTTCTTAGGGAAGAAAGACAGATGAAAATGGAATGGCTCCGGGTTGACAACATAATTCTTGAAACCCTTAAAGAGTTTGAGGAAGAGCTTTCAAATAAAAGACTCTTCCTTGGACTGAAAGAAGTATACATTTACGGAGATGAAAGTGACATACGGGACATATTTTACAACATAATAAGCAACGGTGTTAGGTACTCTAAAAGTTTTTTCCATATAAAGGTGTGTAAGGCTAATGAAGGTGTCAACTTTGTATTCAGAAACGATATAGGCTTCAACGAAAGAAAGGGTCTGGGTGTAGGTAGCATATTACTTGAACAGATAGTCAAAAGGCAGGGAGGTACAATACGCATAAGTATCAAAAACCATTATGCTGTTTTACTAAAACTCAAGGGTAGGTAAGCTCACCTGCAGGAAAACCTCTCTCTGAGCTTTTCTTCCACATAGATATGTACAAGACCCTTCAGATCTCCACAGTAAGAAGCTATGTCCCTCACTATGGTAGAACTTATATGTATATAGTCTTGCGAGGGCATCATAAAAACCGTTTCCACTTTGGCGAGCTTATAGTTATTCATAGCGATTTGAAGCTCATATTCAAAGTCTGTAAAGAGTCTTACACCTCTGACTATCACTTTTATACCTTCACGAGCCATAAAATCAACCAAAAGCCCATCAAAACCCTTTACCTCCACCTTATCACCTAAACACTCCACCATCCTTCTGAACATGTCCATCCTCTCTTCCATACTGAACAGCAGATGTCTTCTTGGATTCTTTGCGATAGCTACAACTACGCTATCAAATATCTCACAGCTTCTTTTTACTATATCTAAGTGCCCCAGATGTGGAGGGTCAAAAGTTCCGGGATACACCACTTTAATCATCTTTCTTCCTCCATATAGACAGTACAGTATCTCCGTAAACTTTACTTTTATCCGAGTTAAGTTTCACCCTTTTACTATGCTCTAATATAAAAAATCCACCTTTATTGAGAATTTTTATAGCAAGATCTATGAGTTTTTGATAGTTCTCATAGTTATAAGGTGGATCTGCAAATACAATATCAGCTGTTCCATCAAAGCTCATCAAAAACTTCAATGTATCAGATATTACTACTTTTCCTTTAGTTTTTTTCTCAATCTCTTTCGCAAGTTTTGGATTTTTCTCTACGAAGATCACCTTTGCCCCTCTCTCTTCAGCCATAAATCCCATCTGTCCTGTACCTGCAAATAGATCTATAAATAAAGTATCTTCTATATCTCCTAATATGTTAAATACAGCCTGTTTGACTAAAGAAGAAGTAGGTCTAATTTCACTTTTTCTTCTTGCTTTTTCCATAAAAAGTATTATAATTTAATTTTCTGTTGTAAAGGAGGTGTTTTATTATGAGGCTTTTTGCCCTGCTGAAAAACCTTGACCAGGAGGAGAGAAAATGGCAAAGACCCTCGGACTGCATATCTTAGCAGACCTGTACGGTGTTAATCCCGACCTCATTGACAAGGTCGAGGATGTCAGGCACTTACTTGAAAGTGCCGTCAAAGTCGCAGGTCTTACCAAGATCTCATCCCACTACTATCAGTTCCACCCTCATGGAGCCACAGGTGTTGTTTTACTTGCTGAAAGCCACATATCCATCCACACGTGGCCGGAGCATGGGCTTGCCACAGTTGACGTTTATACGTGCGGTGATCCCACAAAGGCGTACAAGTCTATGGATTACATTGTCTCATCGCTTGAACCTACGAGGGTGGACAAACAGGTTTTTGAGAGAGGGCTGGTGGGTGAGTCCGAGGATTTGGAGTTCCGAAGTACCTTGCTTAAAGTTTAACTTTTAAGAATTTTTTAAGGTAAGAGGAGTGCTACTCAAAGCGTAGTAGCCAATAGATGGCTCGTAGAGTACCCTTTGCATAGACAATTATTACATCGGGTTTGGGCTATCATCCGATCTTTATGTGTCAGAAAAAAATATTTCTGAGGGATTATAATATGATGTAAAGTAAAAATTAGGTAGGAGGAGAGAAATGAAAAAAGCCTTGCTCAGTATTGGTGTTTTCACACTCGCAGTTTATGCTGAGGAAAGCAATACGAAGACAACACAGAGGCAGATCCCCGTAGTCAAGTGTGCAGAACCTGTATACTCCGTTATGGTGATGGAGTTTGATTGTAAGGCAAACGCTTGTCAGGATGTGAATCCGGGAACGCCAAAATTAGCTTATCTTTATGAGGTTCTATCAGGAAGCGGTGGAGTGAGAGGTTTTGGTAAAGGGCTCTCTACCATGCTCACAAACGCACTTAAGGCTACTAACTGTTTTAAGATAGTGGATTTGGAACAGTATGAGAAGATGAAGAAACTTCTTGAAGCTACGGGTCAACAGGTAAAGCCTCCAAAGGTGGATTATACTATACTTGGTTCCGTAACAGCCCTTGAGCTTGAAAGGAGCGGTGGAGCGCTCGGAGGTGGACTAATACCCATTTTGGGAGCTATAAATGTAAAGAAAGACATAGCAAAATTAGGTGTTGATATAAACGTTATGAAACCTGAAACACTTGAAATAGCTTTCTCCAATTCCTTTGATGCAACTTCGGAAAAGTCCTCATGGGGACTGTTTGGTGCAGGATGGGGAGGAGGTGGTGCGGCAGGCGGTGGATGGAGCGTTAGTAAAAATCTATCTTTGGATATGGTTGCGAGGGATGTAGTGGTACAAATAGCCAATTCCATAGCGGAAAAACTCGTACCAGACAAAATAGTAGAAAGACCCGCCCCTCCTAAAAAAGACAACAAGGAACAAGAGGCACAACCGGGTAACTAAAATAGTTCACCGTACCTTCTTATAAACTTACTTTTTAGTATGTGAGCAAGCAGAAGGTAGCCAAGGATGGCTGGGAAAAGTACTATCCAGAAATAAAAGTGTGGTAAAGGTTTCATTCCGAGTTTTTCTCCAAAAGGAGTGAAGGGTACTAAGGTACCTACAAATAGAGCGGTTGCGGTTAGAAAAACTAAAGCTAATCCTGGCAAACTGCCTAAGAAGGGTAACCCTCTGCTCCTGAGCATATACACCACCATGGTTTGTGTCCAAAGACTTTCAACAAACCATCCTGTCTGGAAAAGTGAGGTAAACTCGTTCCTTAATGGTGGATAAAGATGGTAGTATGATCCGCCTAAAACTACCGGACAAACTACAAAAAACATCATAAGGTAGGTGATGATGTCAAAAATTGAGCTTGCAGGTCCAAACCACAACATGAAATGCTTTATCTTGTGTGCGTTCCATTTTTTCGGATTTTCAACATACTCTCTGTCCACCCTATCAAAGGGCATGGATGTCATGGAAAGATCGTAAGTTAAGTTGAGAAAGAGAAGTTGAAGAGGAGCCATAGGTAGAAAGGGTATAAAGGCACTGGCAACAAGTACTGAAAATACGTTACCGAAGTTTGAGCTTGCGGTGATGGCTATATATTTAACTATGTTGGCAAAAGTTTTCCTTCCTTCCACGACGCCATCTTTCAATACCATGAGGTTCTTTTCCAAAAGGATTATGTCCGCAGATTCTTTTGCGATATCAACAGCATTATCTACTGATATGGCTACGTCCGCTTCCCTCATAGCGGGAGCATCGTTTATACCGTCTCCAAGAAACCCAACAACATGACCTTTCCTCTTGAGAACTTTTATTATCCTTGCCTTTTGCATTGGTGTCAGCTTGGCAAAGATGGTGGTACTATCTGAGGCTTTCATAAGCTCTTCATCACTCATCAGCTCTATCTGTTCACCAAGAAGAACATCCTTTACCTTTATACCCACTTCTTTGCATATTTTTTTAGTCACCACATGATTATCACCTGTCAATATTTTGATCTCTATACCGTGCGATCTGAGGGCCTGTACTGCGTATGGAGCTGTTTCTTTTGGTGGGTCTAAAAAAGCCAGAAAACCCATAAGCACCATATCGCTCTCATCTTTGACTCCAAAAACGCCTTCAGGTGGGACGTCATTCTTTTGAGCGACTGCAAGTACCCTCATACCATCTTCATTTAATTTTTCTACCATCTGAAAAACTTCCGTCTTTATTTCATCCGTAAGCGGGATAACACGTCCTTCGTACTCAACAAATCTGCACACAGACACAACCTCTTCTACCGCACCTTTTGTAATTAGTTGCCTCTTTTTACCTCCTCTAACTATACTTTCCAAAACTACAGACATTCTCCTTCTCACAAAATCAAAGGGTATCTCGTCCACCTTTCTGTATATTCTCTCTAAAACACCCTCTTCCATGCCTTTCTCTTTGCCATATTCCAAAATGGCTATATCAAGCAGATTTCTTAAGCCTGTCTGGTAATAGCTGTTTAAAAAGGCATGTCTGAGTATTCTATCGTCCTCGTTTCCATGTATATCCATATGCTTTACGAGGATCACCTTGTTGAGAGTCAAAGTACCGGTTTTATCGGTACAGAGTATATCCATTGCTCCAAGATTCTGTATGGAGTCAAGCTTTTTAACTATAGTTTTGCGTTTTGCCATAGCAACTGCACCTTTTGCAAGATTAGCGGTCACTATCATAGGAAGCATTTCAGGTGTTATACCAACTGCGACTGCAAGAGCAAACAAGAGAGCGTCAAACCAACTCCCCTTTGTCAAACCGTTTATAAAAAAGACTAAAGGGAATATAATGACTATAAACTTTATCAGGAGTTTGCTGACTTCATTTACACCTCTTTCAAAGCTCGTCACTACCCTATGCCCAACCAGGCTCTCAGCCATAGAACCCAGATAAGTGTTTTCTCCTGTTGCTATGACCACACCCACACCCGAACCGCTCACAACGCTTGTCCCCATAAAACATATATTTTCAAGATCCAGTAAAGTGAGCTTCTCCGAAAGTCTTTTTTCTTCTTTAAGTTGGGCATACTTTTCAACAGGTTCAGATTCTCCAGTAAGAACCGCCTGATTTATAAAGAGATCCTTTGAACGAAGAACTCTCAGGTCTGCAGGCACGAGATCGCCTGCTGAAAGATACACCACATCTCCCGGAACTAACTCCTTTATATCAACCTCAACACTACCTATATCTTTCCTTTTGACGAGTGCGGTGGTGTGAACCATAGCTTTTAGCTTTTGAGCCTCAATTTTAGAGTTATACTCCTGCAGAAAACGGAGAATACCGCTCACGCAGACCATTATGCTTATGATGATTATGGTGCTCCAGTCCCTCTCGTCCGGGGGTGCGAAAACTACATCCGTGATATAAGAAACGATCCCAAGAAATACAAGAATACCTATAAAGGGATTTATAAATGCTCTTGCCAACTCCATGTACCATGGTTGAGGCTTTTCGTGGACTACTTCGTTAGTACCAAAAACCTCAAGCCTTCTTTTGGCTTCCTCAGATGATAGTCCATCTGTTGAACTTCCTAAGGCATCAAGTACTTCCATCGGACTCTTCTTAGAAAAGTCAATAAGCTTTTCAAGGATTTCCGTACGAATTTTCTTCATCAGGGACAGTATTATATTTCTACATTTTTTAAAGTTCCTTAAATGTACATTCAAACTTTATAAAAACTTCATGTATAATTTTTTTCCGAGAGTTTTATGGATAAAACCCTCTGGTTTCATACAGCCAGCGTAGGAGAGTTCAACACGATAAAACCTATTCTGAGGGAGCTGGTAAATGGCTATCGCATAGTTCTGACTTACTTCTCACCCAGAGCCAGAGATTATCTTCAAAAACAATCGGTTTACTACCACCTTTTGGAAAGATTGCCTTTGGACACGCCTCTTACGGTAGCACTTTTTGAAAGACGCATAAGACCACACATACTCTTCATAGTGGAAAGGGAATTTTGGCCTTCCTTGCTTTTATTTACCAGAGTCAGAAAGGTTCTGCTAAACGCTTACGCAAAGGGAGGTATCTATGAAAGGTTGATGAGCAAAAGGTTTGATTTGATAATTGCCAGAAGTGAAATGGATAGAGAGAGGTTTGAGTCTTACAGATGTAGGAAGGTTATAACTTGCGGTAATTTAAAATTCCTTTTTGAAAAGAGGGAAGCAAAGGAGTTAAACATAGAAAAGGGGGACTTTAGGTTTTTTGTTGCAGGAAGTACCCATAGAGGTGAGGATGAGATCCTACTCAGAGCTTTCAGAAAACTGAAAAGTTACTTTCCAAAGATAAAGCTTTTGATAGCTCCACGCCATATATCAAGAGCAAAGGAGATCCAGCAAATGGCAAGTGGCTTGAGGTGTTCGTTGAGAAGTTATCAAGGAAAGGATTGGGATATCCTAATTATTGATACACTCGGAGAACTCTTTGACATGTATGCCCTTGCTGATGTAGCTTTTGTTGGGGGAACCTTACTACCAGTGGGAGGACATAACCTCTTGGAACCAGCATATCACGGCAAACCCGTACTTTTTGGACCTTTTACCGAAAAGGTTAGAGACATGGCAGAATACCTCCTTCAGAAAGGTGCAGGCTTTCTGGTTAGGAATGAGAATGATATTTTCATAGTTGTAAAAGAGCTTCTCACCGGAAAAAGAAGATTTAATAAGACGAATATAAATGAGGAATCAGAAAGGATAAGGTCTTGCTACCTTGATAGCATAAGAAACGTGCTATAATGTTGAATGGGATGAAGAACCTTTATCTGAACTTGTTTGCGCTTTTACTCTTAGTTGTACTTTCAGTTGGTATAACCCTTTTCAAGCCAGTCAATTTAGGGTTAGACCTTAGAGGTGGTATATCTATGTTACTTGAGCCTGACATGGATTACGCTCTAAGTCAAGAATATGAGAGGTACGCAAAGGATGTGGAAAAAAAATTAAGGGAAGCGGGTATAAATATCTTAGATGTGACATCGGGAAAGGACGGTATAAAAGTAGAGATCCTTGACGAAAGGGACTTTGATAGGGTATCTCAGATAGTGAGTAAGGACTTTCCTAGATTTGAAAGTGTCAAAACCCAAAAAGGTAAAATCCTCTTAAAACTAAAAGATAGGGAGGTAAGTCAATTAAAAGATAACGTAACAGGTCAGATAGTTGAGGTATTAAGAAAAAGGATAGACGAGCTGGGTGTGGTTCAACCTATCATAACCAAGGTAAGCGGTGATAGGGTGCTTGTAGAACTTCCAGGTGTCTTGGATATAGATAAGGCAAGATCCATAATTGGAAGAACCGCACTTCTTGAACTGAAGCTAGTAGTGGACAGTGGTCCAAAAGAGACACTTGAGCAGAAGCTGAGTAAAGATACGGAACTTCTGCCTTCAAGAAATCCTCAGGAGTGGTTTCTTGTGGAGAAAACGCCTGTCATCACAGGTGCGGACCTAAAAACAGCATATACGAGCAGTGATGAATTTGGCGCTCCAGCTGTAACCTTTGAGTTGACAGACAGAGGAGCAAAGACTTTTGGAGATGCAACAGAAAAGAACATAGGGAGAAGGCTTGCCATAGTACTTGATAAAAAGGTCATGTCGGCTCCAGTAATAAGAAGCAGAATAACAGACAGGGGACAAATAACCGGACAGTTCACACCAGAAGAGGCAAAAGAACTCGCCATAGTCCTGAGAGCGGGTGCATTACCTACTAACGTAAAATTCCTTCAAGAAACAGTGGTAGGTCCATCCTTAGGAAGGGATGCTATACAGCAGAGCATTAGAGCAGGCATGGTAGGTTTTTTGCTTCTTGTTGCTCTACTTTTGGGAAGATATAAGATGGCAGGTGTTACAGCCAATCTTTCTATACTTCTCAACGCTCTATTTTTGTGGGCTGGTTTAGTACTTTTGGGTGCTACTCTCACCCTTCCTGGCATAGCAGGTATACTTCTGAATATGGGTATAGCGGTTGACTCTAACGTGTTAATTTTTGAAAGGGTAAAAGAAGAGCTAAGATCCGGAAGCACAGCAAGGAAGGCTGTTGAGCTTGGTTACAGAAGATCTCTTAGCGTTGTATGGGATACGCACATAACCCTTCTTATCGCTGCACTTATACTCTTTCAGTTCGGAAGCGGACCAGTGAAGGGTTTTGCGACAACTCTGACCATAGGTAGTATAGCTTCCTTTATATCAAACGTTTACTTTGCCAAGTTCTTCCTTGACTTACTTACCAAATTCAGGATACTGAAGATATGAATCGGGGTACGCACCAACTCAGGTTATAATAAATTCTCCATGCTCAAAAGGACCAAGTATTGCGGGCAGGTTTCTGAAGAAGATCTCGGGAAAGAAGTGATTTTATGCGGATGGGTACACAGGGTTAGAAATCATGGAGGGGTAGTTTTCATAGATCTGAGGGATAGAGAAGGCATAGTGCAGGTGGTTGCTGAGGAGAAAACACATCCTGAAGCTTATGAAGTTGCGGATTCCTTAAGGTCCGAGTATGTGGTGGCTATAAAAGGAGTTGTCAGAAAAAGACCTCCAGGTACGGAAAATCCTAAACTCAAAACAGGGTATTACGAAGTTTTTGCACACCGTATAGAGGTACTAAACACATCTGACCCTCTACCTTTCCCAGTTGACGAAGATACTCCCGTATCTGAAGAGTTGAAGCTAAAACACAGATATCTTGATCTCAGACGGGAGAGTATGAAGGAAAATATCCTCTTCAGACACAGGGCTTACCAGTTAACGAGGCATATTTTCATAAAACACGGTTTTGTGGAGATAGAGACGCCTTTCCTCACAAAGTCCACACCTGAAGGAGCCAGAGACTTTTTGGTACCTTCAAGACTTCACCCTGGAAAGTTTTACGCCTTACCTCAGTCGCCTCAACTTTTCAAACAGATCCTTATGATTGCAGGCTTTGACAGGTACTTTCAGATAGTTAAGTGTCTCCGAGATGAAGATCTCAGAGCCGATCGCCAACCAGAGTTCACACAGATTGATTTTGAAATGTCTTTTGTTGAAGAAGAGGAGATTATGTCTTTCAGTGAAGAGCTTGTGTGTACTTTGTTTAAGGAGCTTCTGGGAATAGAACTTAAAAGACCCTTTGATAGACTCTCCTATGGTGATGCTATGGAAAACTATGGTAGTGATAAACCTGACAGGAGATTCGGACTTAAGCTTGTGGATCTAACGGACGTTTTTAAAAATACGAGCCTTAAGGTCTTTAAGGATGCTATAGAAAATGGGGGGGTTGTAAAGGCTATAAACTTCAAAAGCTCCTATCTTTCAAGGAAGGAGATAGATGAACTTACTCAATTTGTACAAACACTTGGGGCTAAGGGACTCGCATGGATAAAGGTAGAAAATGGTAAACTCAATTCCCCAATAGTCAAGTTTCTTGGCGATGAGGAACTGACCTTGCTTGTGAAAAAAACTGATGCTGAAGAGGGAGATACTCTCTTTTTCTCAGCGGACGCAAGAGAAACTGTTTATAAAATCCTCGGAAACCTGAGACTCTACATAAGCAAAAAATACGAGCTTGTAAAGGATAACACTTTTGATGTACTGTGGGTTGTAGATTTTCCCCTTATGGAGTGGGATGTTGAGGAGGGAAGATTTGTATCGCTACATCATCCCTTTACATCACCAAAAGAAGAAGACATACCGCTACTTGAGAAAGCTCTAAAGACCAGTGATGTTGATGAGAAGAAAAGGCTCGTTCACAGTGTGAGAGCGAGAGCCTACGATCTTGTTATAAACGGTTACGAAGTTGGAGGAGGTTCTATACGTATTCACAGGAGGGACATTCAGGAGATAGTATTTAAACTGCTCGGTATATCGGAAGTTGAGGCTGAAGAAAAGTTCGGTTTTCTCCTCAGAGCTTTACGTTACGGAGCACCTCCTCATGGTGGACTCGCCTTCGGTTTTGATAGACTCTTGGCTATAATGAGGGGTCTTGATTCCATAAGGGATGTGATAGCTTTTCCCAAAACTCAAAAAGGGATATGCCCACTCACAGGTGCACCGGACTATGTAAGCCCAAAACAGTTAAAAGACATACATATCAAGGTGTTTGAGTAACATGTTTTCCATCAAAGATTTAAAAAACACAGTACGAGCTATGGGAGCTGTCTTTGGGGATATAGGAACCAGTCCCCTTTATGCCCTTGCGGTAGTAATTACGCTTACAAAACCAGAAAAACAGCAGGTTTTGGGGATAGTGTCTCTCATAATTTGGACGCTTATAATCCTCGTCACCATACAGTATGCGTGGTTTGCTATGAATCTCAGCATAAAGGGTGAGGGAGG
This window contains:
- a CDS encoding glycosyltransferase family 4 protein; translation: MKVAQVGPLIYRIPPEKYGGTELVVYNLLKGLRERGIDCVLFATGDSHVDCQIMPICPPLGWRDEEKIAYYEYLESCHVLSKQEDFDIIHIHFYPHNPQWFFSLPLFKKPVIFTVHSLLEGFKKMYRKFPHLAHAPIVSISNDQRKPLPFANYIATVYNGIDVSIFPYEEKKENFLVFVGRAVFEKGVAEAIEIAKRLGKKLYIIAKADTPQEEEYLSKYVKPQVDGKRVIFLGELTFSEKVEYLSKAEAFIFPMQWREPFGLVMIEAMACGTPVFVTDRGSAKEIVIHGKTGALIKARKKPKFMDEELIQAFVKAYRRYIDKVDPKECRRRVEENFTYQKMTQSYLEAYEKVIKNWEIIRKNILSNNPTLALNKL
- the leuD gene encoding 3-isopropylmalate dehydratase small subunit: MVIRGKVWKFGDNVDTDQIIPARYLNTSDPNELAQHVMEDSEHPNFAKEHAKGDIIVAGKNFGSGSSREHAPIAIKYAGVPVVIAKSFARIFFRNAINIGLPIVEAPQAVDEINHGDEVEVDLEKGTLKNLTTGKEYEATKFPHELQAILKAGGLMEYAKQKLKGNA
- the pyrE gene encoding orotate phosphoribosyltransferase, with product MLKDRLKSLILIRSLKIADEPIFKLSSGKQSRYYVDLKQITLDPEGAYLVGKLMYEAIKPLSPDGAGGMTLGADPIAYSVAFVSYMDGNPIKPFVVRKEKKGHGLGRQVEGLLKPGEKVVVLEDVVTTANSSLKAVKACREEGLEVLGVFAIVDREEGGKENVNREGLELYSLFKLSELL
- a CDS encoding ZIP family metal transporter, whose translation is MWLNSILLLFGTSIGSLLALTFKKTPLSINLNLSFAGGVMVVASFTSLIIPGIQKGGFWQTSLGILIGFFLIGLIEYLFPHEHILKGSEGVIKSEKIKKLFLIVAGVVIHNIPEGFGVGVSSAYSIEKGSATALAIAIQDIPEGLIVTLALMVANRGVVTPLAAGIFSGIIEAFFSLLGFYTFEAFRGFLALGLGIGGGAMIYVTVKEVFPEVYSEGSHTLSTVGFLIGFLLMLFLDTTI
- a CDS encoding response regulator transcription factor yields the protein MKVLLVEDDKLLGESLKAYLEEWGLQVDYVCDPREVPDLLVTSIYDVIIMDLVMPHLPGERLLYEIRQKDRNTPILVLTAKSRLDDKERCFSTGADDYMTKPFEPKELLLRLKALYRRKIRDMIVKIGDVEVDFDKEKVSVCGKPLNLTKKDWMLFKYLVENRGRFVSSEELLNYVWGDKPVGDEVVRAHVKNLRKVLPEGFIISMKGRGYKVEA
- a CDS encoding sensor histidine kinase, with protein sequence MRLRSLKLLAYFFLTLFISLIVTNTLIFYYLKNLADDILYQQAYTQYIAYIISNGAYKGDQNFTISEEYTDKYLSYVFRNPSSPERFIYVKVKPDYARKFMRDPFKVILMSQFVTVFLVLLVYQLIIEDSLNKIEKQEEWTKSLVASVAHKFGNFLSIQKVNLALLKVRVKDEDILKRLERSLSRVEKDMNLILHVLREERQMKMEWLRVDNIILETLKEFEEELSNKRLFLGLKEVYIYGDESDIRDIFYNIISNGVRYSKSFFHIKVCKANEGVNFVFRNDIGFNERKGLGVGSILLEQIVKRQGGTIRISIKNHYAVLLKLKGR
- the coaD gene encoding pantetheine-phosphate adenylyltransferase, whose translation is MIKVVYPGTFDPPHLGHLDIVKRSCEIFDSVVVAIAKNPRRHLLFSMEERMDMFRRMVECLGDKVEVKGFDGLLVDFMAREGIKVIVRGVRLFTDFEYELQIAMNNYKLAKVETVFMMPSQDYIHISSTIVRDIASYCGDLKGLVHIYVEEKLRERFSCR